From Nicotiana tabacum cultivar K326 chromosome 22, ASM71507v2, whole genome shotgun sequence, one genomic window encodes:
- the LOC107793347 gene encoding uncharacterized protein LOC107793347 — translation MATDASPKFQKPDLLSVPQPPDYHRPEVAVSPAHDGLHFWQFMIAGSIAGMVEHMAMFPVDTIKTQMQALGSCPLKYASIRTALGSILKSEGIPGLYRGIGAMGLGAGPAHAVYFSVYEICKKSFSGGNPNNSGAHAISGVFATVASDAVFTPMDMVKQRLQLSDSPYKGVMDCVKRVLKEEGFKAFYASYKTTVLMNAPYTAVHFSTYEAAKRGLLGVSPESASDERLIVHATAGAAAGASAALITTPLDVVKTQLQCQGVCGCDRFKSGSIRDVFRTILKKDGYKGLMRGWVPRMLFHAPAAAICWSTYEASKAFFQELNTGNSSVT, via the exons ATGGCTACCGATGCTTCCCCAAAATTTCAAAAACCGGACCTTTTGTCAGTGCCGCAACCACCTGATTACCACCGTCCGGAGGTCGCCGTTTCGCCGGCGCACGACGGGCTGCATTTCTGGCAGTTCATGATCGCCGGGTCAATCGCCGGCATGGTAGAACACATGGCGATGTTCCCCGTAGATACAATTAAAACCCAAATGCAAGCCTTGGGTTCTTGTCCTCTTAAATACGCCAGTATCCGTACGGCCCTTGGTTCAATTCTCAAATCTGAAGGTATTCCTGGACTTTACCGTGGTATTGGAGCTATGGGCCTTGGTGCTGGCCCAGCCCATGCCGTTTACTTCTCCGTTTATGAGATTTGTAAGAAGAGTTTTTCTGGCGGGAACCCGAATAATTCGGGTGCACATGCTATTTCGGGTGTTTTTGCCACGGTGGCAAGTGATGCGGTGTTTACGCCTATGGATATGGTGAAGCAGAGGCTGCAGTTGAGTGATAGTCCGTACAAAGGTGTAATGGATTGTGTGAAGAGGGTTTTGAAGGAAGAAGGGTTTAAGGCTTTTTACGCTTCATATAAAACTACGGTCTTGATGAATGCCCCATATACGGCTGTGCATTTTTCTACATATGAGGCTGCGAAACGGGGCTTATTAGGGGTTTCACCAGAGAGTGCAagtgacgaaagattgatagtTCATGCCACTGCTGGTGCGGCAGCTGGGGCGTCTGCGGCATTGATTACAACGCCGCTTGATGTTGTCAAGACGCAATTACAATGTCAG GGTGTCTGTGGCTGTGACAGATTTAAATCTGGGTCAATTAGGGATGTTTTTCGAACAATTCTAAAGAAGGATGGATACAAGGGTCTTATGAGGGGGTGGGTGCCAAGGATGCTTTTCCATGCTCCTGCCGCTGCAATTTGCTGGTCTACATATGAAGCTTCCAAGGCCTTCTTCCAAGAGCTCAACACTGGTAACAGCAGTGTGACCTGA